The following are from one region of the Neurospora crassa OR74A linkage group III, whole genome shotgun sequence genome:
- the mus-41 gene encoding DNA repair protein rad-5 → MDRHDTMDFTNEPLSKKRRFLGDQGDSDHVAGGPSSSPQFSAPPSSPPRKKLLQDPNSEVQPRVSKDADHNDDDDDDDDDDDEERPRFFTDDGTLTPHATKICAPWLNDMPKPDPRKGYLLKDVDTPIATPRDVAPPVVESPQLAFDKDTFEAFVGEKVASDILHVISKNCGNNIERAVNMYLDGTWKKLHRAPPVRVNSHSPLVVGGQSPKKSSTSQARSRSHAQAQPQPQSNTPTKVLPSMPDARYVGAFGVEGWATRSGTGLLRHGDSVKIERQKIQPPTVARKGQTKPGTPQSIPRVSAAAAKRVDVIVRFNDASGRELGRLAKDTANWVSTLIDQNICRFEGICVYAPERLRTNETVFLQLKCYMLRSAFLGRTLQLADNRAAGFHEKDETTEEKDLRLRQVALVRLFQEINIVPSRGNAAAAKDARKDLLEAADSAEKKAMDKAKAGDHNTNGLASPPEEAEEGQELEQDQLDALYKKAQSFDFSTPEAEPANTFAMTLRPYQKQSLYWMLAKEKNQRTEDRETSMHPLWEEYVWPTKDHDDKDLPVVPDQPCFYVNPYSGDLSLDFPKQEQHCLGGILADEMGLGKTIQMLSLIHSHRSEVAIKAREAGPTSVNNLPRLPTVSGQKTTIDAPCTTLVVAPMSLLAQWQSEAENASKEGTFKTMMYYGAEKNVDLVTMCCEANAANAPDVIITSYGVVLSEFTQLATKNGDRLSSRGLFSLNFFRVILDEAHNIKNRQAKTSRACYEIAAEHRWVLTGTPIVNRLEDLFSLVRFLRVEPWNNFSFWRTFITVPFESKNFVRALDVVQTVLEPLVMRRTKDMKTPDGQFLVPLPPKHIEIVDIELSEPERAVYDYVFNRAKRTLFDNMQAGTVMKAFTSIFAQILRLRQSCCHPVLVRNQEILADEEEANMAADVAAGLADDMDLQTLIERFTATTDDASKTNNNFGAHVLRQIRDEAVNECPICAEEPMIDQAVTGCWHSACKKCLLDYIKHQTDRNEVPRCFQCREHINIRDIFEVIRHDDDLETSSTPGASPEPRISLQRVGANDSSAKIVALISHLRTLRQEHPKMKSLVISQFTSFLSLISSALTRHKISFLRLDGSMSQKARAAVLTEFQSTNKFCVLLLSLKAGGVGLNLTSAKRVYMMDPWWSFAVEAQAIDRVHRMGQEDEVRVYRFIVKQSVEMRMLRVQERKKFIATSLGMMSDEEKKMQRIEDIKELLSSD, encoded by the exons ATGGACCGACACGACACCATGGACTTCACCAACGAGCCTCTCTCCAAGAAGCGCCGGTTCCTGGGCGACCAGGGTGATTCGGACCATGTCGCTGGCGGCCCCAGCTCGTCTCCCCAGTTCAGTGCTCCCCCGAGCTCACCACCCAGGAAGAAACTCCTCCAAGACCCAAACAGTGAAGTCCAGCCACGAGTTTCCAAAGATGCGGACCacaatgacgacgacgacgacgacgacgacgacgacgacgaagaacgCCCAAGATTCTTCACAGACGATGGCACCCTAACGCCCCACGCCACGAAGATATGTGCTCCCTGGCTCAACGACATGCCCAAACCAGACCCTAGAAAAGGATATCTCTTGAAAGACGTCGATACTCCGATCGCGACACCCCGGGACGTGGCACCCCCAGTGGTCGAGTCCCCCCAGCTGGCCTTCGACAAAGACACATTCGAAGCTTTTGTTGGCGAAAAGGTTGCGTCCGATATCCTCCACGTCATCAGCAAGAACTGCGGCAACAACATCGAAAGAGCCGTCAACATGTACCTGGATGGAACATGGAAAAAGCTGCACCGGGCGCCTCCAGTCAGAGTCAACTCGCATTCGCCCCTGGTTGTAGGAGGTCAGTCTCCCAAgaaatcatcaacatcacaaGCACGGTCCCGGTCGCACGCTCAAGCCCAACCACAGCCGCAATCGAACACACCAACAAAGGTTCTCCCATCAATGCCAGACGCCCGCTACGTCGGCGCATTTGGTGTTGAGGGATGGGCTACCAGAAGCGGGACAGGCCTCCTCAGACACGGTGACAGCGTCAAGATTGAGCGCCAAAAGATCCAACCACCTACCGTTGCAAGAAAAGGGCAGACCAAGCCTGGCACCCCGCAGTCCATACCACGAGTCAGCGCGGCAGCTGCCAAACGTGTCGATGTCATAGTCCGCTTCAACGACGCCAGTGGCAGGGAACTCGGCCGTCTAGCCAAAGACACAGCCAACTGGGTGTCAACGCTAATAGACCAGAACATCTGCAGATTCGAAGGCATCTGTGTTTACGCGCCCGAGCGTCTACGAACGAACGAGACCGTCTTCTTGCAGCTCAAGTGCTACATGCTACGGTCTGCCTTCTTGGGGAGAACCCTCCAACTAGCCGACAATAGGGCTGCCGGGTTCCACGAGAAAGACGAGACAACAGAAGAGAAGGACCTGCGACTGAGACAAGTGGCGCTTGTCAGACTGTTTCAAGAGATCAACATTGTTCCGTCTCGAGGCaacgccgctgccgccaaggACGCCAGGAAAGACCTTCTTGAAGCAGCAGATtcggccgagaagaaggcgatggacaaggccaaggctgGGGACCACAACACTAACGGATTAGCTTCTCCCCCCGAAGAGGCCGAAGAGGGCCAGGAGCTCGAACAAGACCAACTCGACGCGCTGTACAAGAAGGCCCAATCCTTCGACTTTAGCACCCCCGAGGCTGAACCAGCTAATACCTTCGCCATGACCTTGCGTCCCTACCAGAAGCAGTCGCTGTACTGGATGCtggccaaggagaagaaccAGCGAACAGAAGACCGTGAAACATCCATGCATCCCCTATGGGAAGAGTACGTGTGGCCGACCAAGGACCATGACGATAAGGACCTACCTGTGGTTCCTGACCAACCTTGCTTCTACGTCAACCCATACTCTGGCGATCTGTCACTGGACTTCCCCAAACAAGAGCAGCATTGTCTTGGTGGAATCTTGGCAGACGAGATGGGACTTG GCAAAACCATCCAGATGCTTTCCCTGATCCATTCTCACCGATCCGAAGTAGCCATCAAGGCGCGGGAGGCTGGCCCTACCTCGGTCAACAACCTCCCACGCCTACCAACAGTCTCTGGACAGAAGACGACAATTGACGCTCCGTGCACAACCCTTGTGGTTGCCCCCATGTCCTTGCTGGCGCAATGGCAAAGCGAAGCTGAGAATGCTTCCAAGGAGGGCACGTTCAAGACCATGATGTACTACGGGGCGGAAAAGAATGTCGATCTGGTGACCATGTGCTGCGAAGCCAACGCGGCCAACGCTCCAGATGTGATCATCACCAGCTATGGAGTCGTCCTCTCCGAGTTTACCCAACTCGCCACCAAGAATGGAGACAGACTCAGCAGCCGCGGGCTTTTCTCCCTCAACTTCTTCCGTGTCATTCTGGACGAAGCACATAATATCAAGAACCGCCAAGCTAAGACCTCCCGCGCATGCTACGAAATTGCCGCCGAACACCGCTGGGTCCTCACCGGAACCCCCATTGTCAATCGCCTCGAAGACCTCTTCAGCCTGGTCCGTTTCCTACGCGTTGAGCCATGGAACAATTTTTCCTTCTGGCGGACCTTCATCACCGTCCCCTTTGAGTCCAAGAACTTTGTCCGCGCCTTAGACGTCGTCCAAACCGTCCTCGAACCGCTCGTCATGCGCCGCACCAAAGACATGAAGACCCCGGATGGCCAGTTCCTTGTTCCGCTTCCGCCCAAACACATCGAGATCGTCGACATCGAACTCTCCGAGCCTGAAAGGGCAGTCTACGACTACGTCTTCAACCGCGCCAAGCGAACGCTCTTTGACAATATGCAGGCCGGCACCGTCATGAAGGCGTTTACCTCCATTTTTGCACAGATCTTGCGGCTCCGGCAGTCCTGCTGTCACCCTGTGCTTGTTCGCAACCAGGAGATCCTcgctgatgaggaggaagccaATATGGCCGCTGACGTTGCGGCGGGTTTGGCAGACGATATGGATCTCCAAACTCTGATCGAGCGCTTCACCGCCACCACAGACGACGCCTCcaaaaccaacaacaacttcgGCGCTCACGTTCTTAGACAGATCCGTGACGAAGCAGTCAACGAATGCCCCATCTGCGCCGAAGAACCAATGATCGACCAGGCCGTGACAGGATGCTGGCATTCTGCGTGCAAGAAATGTCTGCTCGACTATATCAAACATCAAACCGACCGTAACGAGGTCCCGCGGTGTTTCCAATGTCGCGAGCACATCAACATCCGCGACATCTTCGAAGTCATCCGCCACGATGATGACCTGGAGACATCCTCTACCCCAGGGGCAAGTCCCGAGCCGCGCATCTCCCTACAACGCGTGGGCGCCAATGACTCCAGCGCCAAAATCGTCGCTCTAATCTCACACCTCCGCACCTTGCGTCAAGAGCACCCCAAAATGAAGTCCCTCGTAATTTCCCAATTCACATCCTTTCTCTCGCTGATATCCTCCGCCCTCACACGTCACAAGATCTCTTTTCTTCGGCTGGATGGGTCCATGTCCCAGAAGGCCCGCGCCGCTGTTCTTACCGAGTTTCAATCCACCAACAAGTTTTGCGTTTTGCTTCTCAGTCTCAAAGCGGGTGGTGTCGGGTTGAACCTGACCAGTGCCAAGAGGGTCTACATGATGGACCCGTGGTGGTCCTTTGCGGTGGAGGCGCAGGCGATTGATCGTGTGCATCGCATGGGGCAAGAGGATGAGGTGAGGGTTTATCGATTTATAGTGAAACAGAGTGTGGAAATGAGGATGTTGCGGGTGCAGGAGAGGAAAAAGTTTAT AGCAACATCACTGGGGATGATGTCagacgaggaaaagaagatgcAGAGGATCGAGGATATCAAGGAGCTGTTGAGCTCAGACTAA